From Rubrivirga sp. SAORIC476, a single genomic window includes:
- a CDS encoding RagB/SusD family nutrient uptake outer membrane protein, with protein sequence MTTLLRIVVFGAVVALGLTGCDAFDIEDRPNPNGPALDDIVDNPTEANLSNLGIGIEASARLGLGTYLVDVGVLGREYWRVSPSDPRFTSDLLGKGDFTLGNNEFYVITPWSARYTTIRNANTMLVALEGNTTLSDGEKAAARGFAKTWIAYSYLLNLNLTAQNGLRFIEPGADEAGPIVGYDESLDRIAALFDEGYTDLQAGSDLFFATTVASGIPAGTDGYALVNRALAARVDAYREDWPGVLAALEDSFLDPTAPLTDGAYHVFSTGAGDITNPFFFPLDGNGDGALAHPSFVADIADDDDRLAKVFERTDSRTFDGLTSAFDVDVYASPTAAIPIIRNAELILLRAEARAQTSAPGAAVADLDVIRTAAGLAPYTGATTQAALIDEVLRQRRYELYAEGHRWIDLRRYGRLGGLPIDRAGDDIFSQFPLPEQEVLDS encoded by the coding sequence ATGACCACCCTTCTCCGCATCGTCGTCTTCGGCGCCGTCGTCGCGCTCGGGCTCACGGGCTGTGACGCCTTCGACATCGAGGACCGGCCGAACCCGAACGGGCCCGCCCTCGACGACATCGTCGACAATCCGACCGAAGCCAACCTCTCCAACCTCGGCATCGGGATCGAGGCCTCGGCCCGGCTCGGCCTCGGAACCTACCTCGTCGACGTCGGCGTGCTCGGCCGCGAGTACTGGCGCGTGAGCCCCTCCGACCCGCGGTTCACCAGTGACCTCCTCGGGAAAGGCGACTTCACCCTCGGCAACAACGAGTTCTACGTCATCACGCCCTGGAGCGCTCGGTACACCACGATCCGAAACGCGAACACCATGCTCGTCGCCCTTGAGGGCAACACGACGCTGTCGGACGGGGAGAAGGCTGCCGCGCGCGGGTTCGCCAAGACGTGGATCGCCTACTCGTATCTGCTCAACCTCAACCTGACCGCCCAGAACGGGCTTCGGTTCATTGAGCCTGGCGCCGACGAGGCCGGGCCCATCGTGGGGTACGACGAATCGCTCGACCGGATCGCTGCGCTCTTCGATGAGGGGTACACCGATCTCCAGGCCGGGTCCGATCTCTTCTTTGCCACGACGGTGGCATCGGGCATCCCGGCGGGTACCGACGGCTACGCGCTCGTCAACCGGGCGCTCGCAGCCCGTGTCGACGCCTACCGCGAGGATTGGCCCGGCGTGCTCGCGGCGCTCGAGGATTCGTTCCTCGACCCCACCGCTCCTCTCACCGACGGGGCCTACCACGTGTTCTCGACCGGGGCGGGTGACATCACCAACCCGTTCTTCTTCCCCCTCGACGGCAACGGCGACGGGGCACTGGCGCACCCCTCGTTCGTCGCCGACATCGCGGATGACGACGACCGACTCGCCAAGGTGTTCGAGCGCACGGACTCCCGGACGTTCGACGGACTCACCTCGGCCTTCGACGTTGACGTGTACGCGTCGCCGACGGCAGCCATCCCGATCATCCGCAACGCCGAGCTGATCCTGCTGCGTGCCGAGGCGCGTGCGCAGACTTCTGCGCCCGGCGCTGCCGTCGCCGATCTCGACGTGATCCGGACCGCGGCCGGCCTCGCCCCTTACACCGGTGCGACGACGCAGGCGGCGTTGATCGACGAGGTGCTCCGGCAGCGGCGGTATGAACTCTACGCCGAGGGGCACCGCTGGATCGACCTCCGGCGCTACGGCCGCCTTGGCGGTCTGCCCATCGACCGCGCAGGAGACGACATCTTCAGCCAGTTCCCTCTGCCTGAGCAGG